In one Halorhodospira halophila genomic region, the following are encoded:
- the murG gene encoding undecaprenyldiphospho-muramoylpentapeptide beta-N-acetylglucosaminyltransferase, translated as MTALTVAIAAGGTGGHVYPGLAVAELLRERGHRVVWLGTRSGLEGRVVPAAGVEAEWLEIQGLRGKGLAAQLRLPWRLGRAVAVAGAALRRRRPDVVLGMGGYVAGPVGLAARLTGRPLVIHEQNARAGLTNRFLARLGRRVLTGFPDTLGARGEWVGNPIRTSIHRLEAPRSRYAGRPEAPRVLVLGGSQGARTLNRFVPKALAGLDGPRPQVLHQAGELTLEEARTGYRQLGLDAEVVPFIEDMAGAYAWADLVVARAGALTVAELAAAGVPAVLVPLPWAVDDHQTANAELLCAAGAARCLPEGDVEQGALGAVLADLLADRERLAGMGEAARDVARPDAADRVATICEEVAHG; from the coding sequence ATGACCGCGCTGACCGTGGCCATCGCCGCCGGTGGCACCGGCGGGCACGTCTACCCCGGCCTGGCGGTGGCCGAGCTGCTGCGCGAGCGTGGCCACCGGGTGGTCTGGCTCGGGACGCGCAGCGGCCTGGAGGGCCGCGTCGTGCCCGCCGCCGGGGTCGAGGCCGAGTGGCTGGAGATCCAGGGGCTGCGCGGCAAGGGGCTGGCCGCGCAGCTCCGGCTGCCCTGGCGGCTGGGGCGCGCAGTGGCGGTTGCCGGGGCCGCGTTGCGTCGCCGGCGTCCGGATGTGGTCCTCGGCATGGGCGGCTACGTGGCCGGGCCGGTCGGGTTGGCCGCCCGGCTCACCGGGCGGCCGCTGGTGATCCACGAGCAGAACGCCCGGGCCGGGCTGACCAATCGCTTCCTGGCTCGCCTCGGGCGCCGCGTGCTGACCGGGTTCCCCGATACCCTGGGGGCGCGGGGCGAGTGGGTGGGCAATCCCATCCGCACAAGCATCCACCGGCTGGAGGCGCCGCGATCCCGTTACGCCGGGCGCCCGGAGGCGCCGCGGGTTCTGGTGCTCGGCGGCAGCCAGGGGGCGCGGACCCTGAACCGTTTCGTCCCGAAAGCGCTGGCCGGCCTCGACGGGCCGCGGCCGCAGGTGCTGCATCAGGCCGGCGAGCTCACCCTGGAGGAGGCGCGCACCGGGTATCGGCAGCTGGGCCTGGACGCGGAGGTGGTGCCGTTCATCGAGGACATGGCCGGCGCCTATGCCTGGGCGGATCTGGTGGTGGCCCGCGCCGGTGCCCTGACCGTGGCCGAGCTGGCCGCGGCCGGGGTGCCGGCCGTGCTGGTGCCGCTCCCCTGGGCGGTGGACGACCACCAGACGGCCAACGCCGAGCTGCTGTGCGCCGCCGGCGCAGCCCGGTGTCTGCCTGAGGGCGACGTGGAGCAGGGGGCGCTGGGTGCGGTGCTTGCCGATCTGCTCGCCGACCGCGAACGCCTGGCGGGGATGGGGGAGGCGGCTCGCGACGTGGCGCGCCCGGATGCCGCCGACCGCGTGGCGACGATCTGTGAGGAGGTGGCCCATGGCTGA